From one Acidobacteriota bacterium genomic stretch:
- a CDS encoding carbohydrate ABC transporter permease, which translates to MQGLASGVQTKTLFRGRKWPYHLGLTITAIVIAFPLLYAILIATQTNAETYSFQFTPGSALAKNFEAVWVKRNFGGAMLNSLQHAVLVTTGKTILSLLAGLAFVYFKFRGKWLVFFFVLVTLTMPTEVMILAMFRLVAGFGWQDTMAALTIPFLASATGAFLFRQHFANMPTELLEASQIDGATPLQFLRKVLIPLSWNVIAALFVIQFIYTWNMFLWPSLIIRDESKQVVQAALQTLTNIDGSLNFGPLMLAAVMASIPPAFVFVLMQKPFMSGFAIGQDK; encoded by the coding sequence ATGCAAGGCCTCGCATCAGGAGTACAAACCAAGACGTTGTTTCGGGGTCGAAAGTGGCCGTACCACCTCGGCTTGACGATCACGGCCATTGTCATTGCATTCCCGCTGCTATACGCGATCCTGATCGCGACACAGACGAACGCTGAGACCTATTCGTTCCAGTTCACACCCGGTTCGGCGCTTGCGAAGAACTTCGAGGCCGTGTGGGTGAAGAGGAACTTTGGTGGCGCGATGCTTAACTCGCTTCAGCACGCGGTTCTCGTCACAACGGGGAAGACAATCCTGTCGCTGCTCGCAGGTTTGGCATTTGTCTACTTCAAGTTCAGAGGCAAATGGCTGGTGTTTTTCTTCGTGCTGGTGACGTTGACGATGCCGACAGAGGTCATGATCCTGGCGATGTTCCGCCTTGTCGCAGGTTTTGGCTGGCAGGACACCATGGCAGCGCTGACCATCCCATTCCTAGCATCGGCGACTGGCGCCTTTCTGTTTCGACAGCACTTTGCAAACATGCCAACCGAACTGCTTGAGGCGTCGCAAATCGACGGTGCGACTCCACTGCAGTTCCTGCGCAAAGTGCTCATTCCGCTTTCATGGAACGTCATTGCGGCTTTGTTCGTCATCCAGTTCATCTACACATGGAACATGTTCTTGTGGCCGAGTCTTATCATCCGGGATGAGTCGAAGCAGGTCGTTCAGGCTGCGCTGCAGACACTCACAAACATCGACGGCTCACTCAACTTCGGCCCCCTGATGCTGGCCGCGGTGATGGCGTCGATCCCACCCGCGTTTGTGTTCGTTCTGATGCAGAAGCCGTTTATGAGCGGGTTTGCAATCGGCCAGGACAAATAG